Genomic DNA from Acidobacteriota bacterium:
CGGGCACGCTCGTCGCTCGTCGAAGCACGCACTGGGGCGTCGAATCAACTGTGGGCCATACTCGTTGAGCATTGGCCCGGTGCTGGTGTGGTGTTCCAGAAACTGATCTCCCCGATCGCGTTGGCGTTCCTAACCGACTATCCGACTCCGCAGTCCGCGGCGTTGCTCGGCGAGGGACGCATGAGCCGGTTCTGCCGTCGACACGCGTATCGAGGCGGCAAGTCTCCCAACGAGCTTCTCGGTCGTCTACGCGCCGCGCCGGTGAGCGCGAATCCCATCGCGCCGACAGTATTGGCTGCGATCATCCGCGGGTCTGTCGCCCAAATCCGGATGCTCAACAGCGAGATCGCCCAGCTCGAACGTGAACTTCGAACAGCACTCGCAGCACACCCCAAATCTGATCTCCTCGCAACGCTTCCACGCGTTGCTTGTGTCAGCCTTGCACAACTCATCGCCGAGATCGGGCCGTTGCTGGAACGCTGTAACAACCCTGAACAGGTCGCAGCACTGTGTGGCGCAGCGCCCGTCACCCGTGAATCGGGCAAGACCCGCACTGTCGGGTTCCGCTACGCGGCCAACAAACCGGCACGAGTCGCGATCACCGGCTTTGCTGACAACTCCCGCCACTCATCAGCGTGGGCCGGCAATGCATACCGGCGTGCCCGAGAGCGCGGCGCCCGACACCCTCACGCCGTACGTATCGTCGCCCGCGGTTGGATCCGAGTGATCTGGGCCTGCTGGCACACCAACACCCCCTACGACCCGTCACGACACCGCGGCGAACAACTCGCTGCCGCTGCGACTTGACCAAGAGAACTCAAGCGATCAGTGATCCTTTGGGTAAAGGAAGCAACTCGATGACCGTGGCATCGTTCATTGCTGCTCAAAGGATCGATCATGGGGTTCCCCACGCGGTTGCTTGCCGGGCTTTAGAGATGCCGGCCTCTACGTTCTATAAGTGGCTGGATCGCCCGGCGACACCACGCGAGGCCCGCCGGGCCCTTCTCGACGAAGCGGTCAAAGCGTCCTTTGACGATTCCGGGGGGACGCCTGGAACCTACGGGTCACCTCGGGTGTGGGAGGACCTGGTTGAGGACGGGTGGGTGGTGTCGGTGAACACGGTGGCCGACTCCCTGAGGCGCCAGGGCCTCCAGGGTCGCTCCCCGAAACGTAAACGGAGGTCGTTGACCCGCCCCGATAAGGCCGCAGCGCCCATCCCTGACCTGGTCAGGCGCGACTTCAACGCCGAAGCAATCAACGAGAAATGGTGCGGGGATCTCACCGAGATCCCCACCGATGAGGGCAAACTGTATCTGGCGACCGTCGAGGATCTGGCGTCGCGGCGCCTCCCGGGGTTTGCTATGGGTGATCATCATGACGCTGCACTGGCCAAAGCCGCGTTGTGTATGGCGGCTACGGTACGCGGCGGCGACGTTGCAACG
This window encodes:
- a CDS encoding IS110 family transposase, which produces MFCGWDWGSTHHGVCVIDGNGAVVKRWLVQHTDEELSRLFRELAGFAKPEALPIAIERGEGLIVGLITDAGHPVLMAEPAAFKAARPRWGAAGAKSDLGDAFMLADYARTDGHRLRRVEPVEQATRELAALVRARSSLVEARTGASNQLWAILVEHWPGAGVVFQKLISPIALAFLTDYPTPQSAALLGEGRMSRFCRRHAYRGGKSPNELLGRLRAAPVSANPIAPTVLAAIIRGSVAQIRMLNSEIAQLERELRTALAAHPKSDLLATLPRVACVSLAQLIAEIGPLLERCNNPEQVAALCGAAPVTRESGKTRTVGFRYAANKPARVAITGFADNSRHSSAWAGNAYRRARERGARHPHAVRIVARGWIRVIWACWHTNTPYDPSRHRGEQLAAAAT